One genomic region from Strix uralensis isolate ZFMK-TIS-50842 chromosome 5, bStrUra1, whole genome shotgun sequence encodes:
- the FERRY3 gene encoding ferry endosomal RAB5 effector complex subunit 3 isoform X2, whose amino-acid sequence MKPNKGKICTRERDYVYKFNAGNQHLVLTVPLKFPVQENISHLHGRLMLLHNLPCFIENDLKQSLNKFIEEETIKDYDREAEIALEAVKSGKIDINQLADTWAKAYKETTLEYAKPEETSWDEDFADVYHDLIHSPASEMLLNLEHNYFVSISELISERDVELKKLRERQGAEMDKVMQELGKSLTDQDVNSLAAQHFESQQDLENKWTNELKQSTAIQKQEYQEWVIKLHQDLKNPNNSSVSDEIKVQPSQLRESVEGNGRIYDEQRLLEESFTIHLGAQLKTMHNLRLLRADMLDFCKHKRNHRSGVKLHRLQTAMSLYSTSLCGLVLLVDNRISSYSGIKRDFATVCQECTDFHFPGIQEQLEIVQKVVLKARAQRSKNKSSGNEDKLKNIERNQSNILPGEFYITRHSNLSEIHVAFHLCVDDNVRSGNVTARDPAIMGLRNILKVCCTHDITTISIPLLLVHDMSEEMTIPWCLKRAELVFKCVKGFMMEMASWDGGISRTVQFLVPQTISEEMFYQLSNMLPQIFRVSSTLTLTSKH is encoded by the exons ATGAAGCCTAATAAAGGAAAGATCTGCACTAGGGAGAGAGACTATGTGTACAAATTCAATGCTGGAAATCAACACTTAGTGCTTACTGTGCCTCTCAAATTCCCTGTGCAAGAGAATATTAGTCATTTGCACGGACGTCTAATGCTTCTGCACAATCTGCCATGCTTTATAGAAAATG ACCTGAAGCAATCTCTTAATAAGTTCATAGAAGAGGAAACTATAAAAGATTATGATAGAGAAGCTGAAATAGCTCTGGAAGCAGTGAAATCAGGAAAAATAGACATAAACCAGCTGGCAGATACTTGGGCTAAAGCTTATAAAGAG ACAACGTTAGAATATGCAAAACCTGAAGAAACCAGCTGGGATGAAGATTTTGCAGATGTTTATCATGATCTGATACATTCTCCAGCTTCTGAAATGCTGTTAAACCTGGAACACAATTATTTTGTTAGTATCTCAGAATTAATAAGTGAAAGAGATGTGGAATTGAAAAAACTACGTGAAag ACAAGGAGCTGAAATGGATAAGGTGATGCAGGAGCTAGGGAAATCGCTAACAGACCAAGATGTAAATTCGTTGGCAGCTCAGCATTTTGAATCTCAGCAG GATTTGGAGAACAAATGGACCAATGAATTAAAACAGTCTACTGCTATCCAGAAGCAGGAATATCAGGAGTGGGTGATAAAGCTTCACCAGGACCTAAAGAATCCCAACAACAGCTCAGTCAG TGATGAAATTAAGGTTCAGCCCAGCCAGCTGAGAGAATCTGTagaaggaaatggaagaattTATGACGAGCAAAGGCTGTTAGAAGAAAGTTTTACTATTCACTTGG GAGCTCAGTTGAAGACCATGCATAACTTGAGATTACTGAGAGCTGATATGCTGGACTTCTGCAAACATAAGCGCAATCATCGAAGTGGAGTAAAACTTCACAGACTTCAAACTGCAATGTCTCTCTATTCAACTTCTCTCTGTGGCCTGGTTTTGTTGGTAGATAACCGTATCAGTTCATATAGTGGCATCAAAAGAG attttgCAACTGTTTGCCAAGAATGTACGGATTTCCATTTTCCTGGAATTCAAGAACAGCTTGAAATTGTCCAGAAGGTTGTACTTAAGGCCAGAGCACAGCGTAGCA aaaacaaaagtagTGGAAATGAAGATAAATTGAAGAATATTGAACGAAACCAGTCAAATATTTTGCCGG GAGAATTCTACATCACACGCCATTCAAATCTTTCTGAAATTCATGTTGCCTTTCACCTCTGTGTGGATGATAATGTAAGATCTGGTAACGTAACAGCTCGGGATCCTGCTATCATGGGACTCAGAAACATTCTGAAAGTTTGCTGCACACATGACATTACTACCATTAGTATTCCTCTCCTATTGGTGCACGATATGTCAGAA gAAATGACCATTCCATGGTGCTTGAAGAGGGCAGAGCTTGTGTTCAAGTGCGTCAAAG
- the FERRY3 gene encoding ferry endosomal RAB5 effector complex subunit 3 isoform X1 codes for MKPNKGKICTRERDYVYKFNAGNQHLVLTVPLKFPVQENISHLHGRLMLLHNLPCFIENDLKQSLNKFIEEETIKDYDREAEIALEAVKSGKIDINQLADTWAKAYKETTLEYAKPEETSWDEDFADVYHDLIHSPASEMLLNLEHNYFVSISELISERDVELKKLRERQGAEMDKVMQELGKSLTDQDVNSLAAQHFESQQDLENKWTNELKQSTAIQKQEYQEWVIKLHQDLKNPNNSSVSDEIKVQPSQLRESVEGNGRIYDEQRLLEESFTIHLGAQLKTMHNLRLLRADMLDFCKHKRNHRSGVKLHRLQTAMSLYSTSLCGLVLLVDNRISSYSGIKRDFATVCQECTDFHFPGIQEQLEIVQKVVLKARAQRSSKSKRHHENKSSGNEDKLKNIERNQSNILPGEFYITRHSNLSEIHVAFHLCVDDNVRSGNVTARDPAIMGLRNILKVCCTHDITTISIPLLLVHDMSEEMTIPWCLKRAELVFKCVKGFMMEMASWDGGISRTVQFLVPQTISEEMFYQLSNMLPQIFRVSSTLTLTSKH; via the exons ATGAAGCCTAATAAAGGAAAGATCTGCACTAGGGAGAGAGACTATGTGTACAAATTCAATGCTGGAAATCAACACTTAGTGCTTACTGTGCCTCTCAAATTCCCTGTGCAAGAGAATATTAGTCATTTGCACGGACGTCTAATGCTTCTGCACAATCTGCCATGCTTTATAGAAAATG ACCTGAAGCAATCTCTTAATAAGTTCATAGAAGAGGAAACTATAAAAGATTATGATAGAGAAGCTGAAATAGCTCTGGAAGCAGTGAAATCAGGAAAAATAGACATAAACCAGCTGGCAGATACTTGGGCTAAAGCTTATAAAGAG ACAACGTTAGAATATGCAAAACCTGAAGAAACCAGCTGGGATGAAGATTTTGCAGATGTTTATCATGATCTGATACATTCTCCAGCTTCTGAAATGCTGTTAAACCTGGAACACAATTATTTTGTTAGTATCTCAGAATTAATAAGTGAAAGAGATGTGGAATTGAAAAAACTACGTGAAag ACAAGGAGCTGAAATGGATAAGGTGATGCAGGAGCTAGGGAAATCGCTAACAGACCAAGATGTAAATTCGTTGGCAGCTCAGCATTTTGAATCTCAGCAG GATTTGGAGAACAAATGGACCAATGAATTAAAACAGTCTACTGCTATCCAGAAGCAGGAATATCAGGAGTGGGTGATAAAGCTTCACCAGGACCTAAAGAATCCCAACAACAGCTCAGTCAG TGATGAAATTAAGGTTCAGCCCAGCCAGCTGAGAGAATCTGTagaaggaaatggaagaattTATGACGAGCAAAGGCTGTTAGAAGAAAGTTTTACTATTCACTTGG GAGCTCAGTTGAAGACCATGCATAACTTGAGATTACTGAGAGCTGATATGCTGGACTTCTGCAAACATAAGCGCAATCATCGAAGTGGAGTAAAACTTCACAGACTTCAAACTGCAATGTCTCTCTATTCAACTTCTCTCTGTGGCCTGGTTTTGTTGGTAGATAACCGTATCAGTTCATATAGTGGCATCAAAAGAG attttgCAACTGTTTGCCAAGAATGTACGGATTTCCATTTTCCTGGAATTCAAGAACAGCTTGAAATTGTCCAGAAGGTTGTACTTAAGGCCAGAGCACAGCGTAGCAGTAAGTCGAAAAGACATCATG aaaacaaaagtagTGGAAATGAAGATAAATTGAAGAATATTGAACGAAACCAGTCAAATATTTTGCCGG GAGAATTCTACATCACACGCCATTCAAATCTTTCTGAAATTCATGTTGCCTTTCACCTCTGTGTGGATGATAATGTAAGATCTGGTAACGTAACAGCTCGGGATCCTGCTATCATGGGACTCAGAAACATTCTGAAAGTTTGCTGCACACATGACATTACTACCATTAGTATTCCTCTCCTATTGGTGCACGATATGTCAGAA gAAATGACCATTCCATGGTGCTTGAAGAGGGCAGAGCTTGTGTTCAAGTGCGTCAAAG